DNA sequence from the Tachysurus fulvidraco isolate hzauxx_2018 chromosome 1, HZAU_PFXX_2.0, whole genome shotgun sequence genome:
tgtgtgtgagagtgtgtgcatgtgcatgtgagagtgtgtgtgagagtgtgtgtgtgtgtgtgtgtgagagtgtgtgcgagaatgtgtgcatgtgcatgtgagagtgtgtgcatgtgtgtgcatgtgcatgtgagagtgtgtgcatgtgtgtgtgtgagagtgtgtgtgagagtgtgtgcatgtgcatgtgagtatgtatgcatgtgcatgtgtgtgagagtgtgtgtgagtgtgtgcatgtgtgtatgtgtatgtgagagtatgcatgtgtgtgtgtgagagagagtgtgagattgtgtgagagtatgtgcatgtgcatgtgagagtgtgtgtgagagtgtgtgcatgtgtgtgtgtgagagtgtgtgcgagaatgtgtgcatgtgagagtgtgtgtgagagtgtgtgcatgtgtgtgtgtgagagtgtgtgcatgtgtgtgtgtgtatgtgagagagtgtgtgcatgtgtgtgtgtgagagtgtgtgagagtgtgtgtgagaatgtgtgcatgtgcatgtgagtgtgtgcatgtgtgtgtgtgtgagagagtgtgtgcatgtgtgtgtgagagagagtgtgtgagattgtgtgtgagagtgtgtgtgtgtgtacatgtgtgtgtgtacatgtgtgtgtgtgtgagagagtgtgtgtgagagtgtgtgcatgtgtgtgtgagtgtgtgtacatgtgtgtgtgtacatgtgtgtgtgtgtgagagtgtgtgcgcatgtgcatgtgtgtgtgtgtgagagtgtgtgtgcgtgtgtgtgtgtgtgagagtgtgtgtgtgttgtgtttcagtTTGTCTCCTCACACAAACTGAATCAGCAGGAAAAAGAGAATGATGAAAAAGGTGAGGTGATGAGAACAGATGGTAAAAAGAGATATGcaatgtcagtctctctctctctctctctctctctctctctctctctctctctctctctctctctctctctctctctccacactgtATACAAGTTAAATATGGGAAACTACAGAATACTttagatgattattattattaataaaaccaaaccaaatgtcagtgtgtgtctaaTCTCTCCCTAATATCTGATGAATTAACATGTCACATGACCACTGTGTCGATCCTATAGGAATTATTAATAGCCAGATGTGTCAGTAAAAGCGATTCCGCGGACTGTTTAACACGCCGGTGATTAATTCCCTGTCCTGTTAGTCAGAAGTCACTGATTAATGTTCTGTCTCAGCAGCTCGGTGTCTCCGGCTCCTAATCacgggtttatattaatgcacttgttctaataAGTTACTAAGACACAGAGATGTGGTTTACGCTAGAACCCGATGATCACACCAGCGATTCATTGATCTATTGAATGTGATTCAcagtttaataaaagaaaaatatgaataCTTGGCAAACTGCAGTtgtataagtggaataaaacactgtaataatGCCGAGATGGAGAAAGTCAGAGCTGAACGGACGGCGCCTCACCGGTACTCCCTGGTTCTAAGCGAGTAGAGTTTGAAAGCACAGCCGAGGGCGATGACGAGCAGTAAGCTGCATGCCATGCTGCCGATCAGCGCCGCTGTGATTACTTTGCGTGGCACAGCTGCCTGGCACTCGTGCTCGTCACTGCCGTCGGCGCAGTCCTCCTGCCCGTCACAGCGCCACGTCTCCAGGATGCACAGGTTCGTCGCGCAGTGGAACGTTCCCGGCTGGCAGGAGAAACAGTTTTTCTCATCCGACCCGTCTGGGCACTGTTTCTGATTGTCACAGCGCTCGTGAGCAGAGTAACACGCACCTCCAACCCCCTGGCACGGGTACTGCCCCGGGGCACAAAGCGCGCACCCCTCCTCATCCCGGCCGCTCGGACAGTGCCAGTAACCGTCACAGCGATGATACTGAGCGTAACAGCCTTCATCTGGACCACATGGGAACTCACCTGGGAAACAGTAACCTTTCACCTGAAGGGCAGACAGAGAAGGGTCAAAGTTCACTGGCGGGGTACGTCACCTGTACGTTATCTGGATGCATcaaattattaaacaaaatgtacaaatctACTAATCATTTTTACATCAGACCTTCGTTTAGAAGTTTATAATAACTAACCCTAATAGCACCACCACCAGGACTGTGAAGGCTTTGTTAAGGGTcggatttatttctttatttctacacacacagagagagagagagagagagagagagatgtatgtgGTGGTCACCTGGTAGGAGGCGTTGAAGCCGTGCCCCTGGCTGTGGGGTTTGGCATGGTACAGGACACTCATCTGCCCCTGTGACGACTCTAGCGTGGCTGAACGCTGgttgttgtggtgtgtgagacTCTGCAGCAGACGCTCGGCTCGTTCCCCCAGACCGTCATACACACGCACCGAGTCGCCTGCTCCCAACTGCAGGTCCAACCTCAGCAGCAGAGGCTTCGGGTCctgaacacattaaaaaataaaagtttataaaaaaaattaattaaaagtttAATTCGCATAAATACAATTGCAGTTAAATTTGCatgtgaataaacaaataatacacTAGAATATTTCACTTTACTCTCGAGtttgtaaaaatacattttaatattgattctggaaaatattttggatgtttcaaaatgtataattaaaagaataaaaaaacagaaaagaatttaaactcatgaaataaaaatttaaagaaataaattcatacttttttttttgtatctactcaaatataaatcaaataaatacacaaaaatgaaAGATATCTTTTAGACTAAAGTGTATATATTGAGGTGTGTATTGTGAAGAACCTGTGTGTCCAGGAGCCAGGTGCAGTAGAGGTCGGTGCCAGCGCTGCGGTTCGGCCGGAAAAAATCTGGCGAGGCGAACATGCCGTAGAAGTTGGCCAGCCGTTTTCCACACACCATGTCGGGACACTGAGCCTCGTCGGAGCCGTCGGGGCAGTCGTGCACGCCGTTACAGCGCAGCGCTGAGGGCAGGCAGCGGGTCGACTGGGCGAGGCTGCACTCCAGCATACCTGGGGCACACAGGCTGGCACGGGCTGGCGTGGGAGGGCCGATGCAGTTCCTCTCGTCCGTGTTGTCTCCGCATTCGTCCAGGCCGTTACAGCGCCAGGAGCGCGCCACACACTTCCCGTTTCCACACAGGTACTCATCGCTCTCACAGCTGCTCTCTCCCAAACGACCtggagatagagatagagagagagagagagagagagagagagagagagagagagagagagaaagagagagaaagagagagagacagggagagagacgaAACCGACAGGCAGGTTTCCTGGAAAAAACAACCTTAAACAGAGGAACCCTTGAGAAGcctgttcattcattcgttcattcattcattccctaccgcttatctgaactacctcgggtcacggggagcctgtgcttttctcaggcgtcatcgggcatcgaggcaggatacaccctggacggagtgccaacccatcacagggcacacacacactctcattcactcacacactacggacaattttccagagatgccaatcaacctaccatgcatgtctttggaccgggggaggaaaccggagtacccggaggaaacccccgaggcacggggagaacatgcaaactccacacacacaaggcggaggcgggaatcgaacccccgaccctggaggtgtgaggcgaatgtcctaaccactaagccaccgtgctccccccaaaaaaattataaaactgTAATATTGTTTCCAATCCCATGCACTCATATTGTGCATCAACCTACTGCGTATGTAGGAGAGCCGGAAGCCTTGTGCCAGTCCTGAGCTGTTGGCCCGTGAGTGAAAATGGAGCCACACAGCACCTCGGGAGGAGATGAACGGAGGCGGCAGGACCGAGCCGCATACACGATACTCGTCTTTCCGTGTGGGGCCGAGCAGCAGCCAGTCTCCTCGACATCCACCCGACTCCTCCACGTCAAAGCTGTGGAAGCTGCAAAGCAACATGTCAGGATATTACTGCAGAACCTCTCAAAGAGCATCTCTGAACATGCATGGCTTTATCCAGCACATGGAGGATCTAGAAGTACATCCTGGACTTGGAGGATCTTAAACACATATAGGAGagcaaaaacacaccaaaaactaGCTAGTGCTAGCATAAAATACGTTAGCTAAATATGTTAACCAATAGAGCAAGAGAAAATTCTGAGGACGAGGCAGAACAACACACTGTGGATGGGACGTCGGggcaacacacacgcacgagctcgcgcacacacacacgcacgcacacacacacgagcgcacacacgcgcaaacacacacacacacacacgcacaagcgcgcacacacacgcacacacacacacacacgcacgcacacacacacacacacatgcatgcaattTAGAGCCACCAATCCAACATTGGGACCTTGCAGCTATGCGATCATAATATTCCATTAATTAATACTTCAAGTTTcatttagagctgagagagagagagagagagacacagagagagggacagagagagagagagagagagagagagagagagagagagagagagagagagagagagacagacagacagagagagagagagagagagagagagagagagacagacgacagggagagagacagacagagatagagagacagagagagacacagagagagagacagacagagagagagagacagacagacagagagagagagagagagagagagacagacgacagggagagagacagacagacagagagacagacagagatagagagacagagagagacagacagagagagagacagacagacagagagagagagacagagagacagagagagagacagagagagagagagagagacagagagagagagagagacagagagagagacagacagagagagagagacagagagagagagagaggagagagagagagagagacagagagagagagagagagagagacagacgacagggagagagacagacagacagagagacacagagagagagacagacagagagagagagagacagacagagagagagagagagagagacagacgatagggagagagagacagagagacagacagagagacagacagagagagagagagagagactataataaatgtgtgtagtgcagtaaaGGCACCTATCAAACTCAGAGAAGTgctgagtgcacacacacacacacacacacacacacacacacacacacacacacacacacacacacacacacacacacacacacacacacacacacacacaggccttcTGCTTACTCTCAGATAAAAATCAGTGCTCAGCAGCAGAGCCTTTAACAGCCTATAACTCCACACTTTACACCATTTAGAAGGTTTAcagcaaacaacaacaacaaaaccttCCTGAGAGCAAGATACAAATGTCTGAAGCTTCAAAGACAAATGTGACAGGGGTCGGATCTGCATCTGCATCTGCTCCAAATATCTGTACCAGTACCAGGATCTAAACCCTCCTCCAACACATCATTCACAATGTTTTATCACATCCCATATTCCGAACCGGAAGTGGTCGTCGCTCTGTGTCAGCATCAGCTACGTCACACTACATCAGTTCACGAGGTCCAAGCATGCTGGAGTTGCCTATAAAGCATTACAACGTGTTACCTTATAGTGATCACCTCGCCATGGTTCCCCTGGATGTTCCAGGAACAATTGACTCCAGCAGGGTAGTTTAAAGGCCAGGATGGACTGTAGATCACTCCTCTTCTCTCCGTGTGCAGCTCCACCTGCTCACCACAAGCAGCTGAGACACAAGAGGAAATGCTGCActtcatttcacttcatttcaaaGACGTAAACATGATAAAAAGTGACTggtctgttcatcagtcaccaacactataacacattcagacacacaacagGAAATTAAGACACTTGTCCTCAGACATGTAGGACTAAATCTTATTGAATCAAGGCATTTAAATTTGCCGTTCTtgagttttaggcaggtgtgaaaaaatgctgtaaacaaagattgctttcaaaaatggaagtgttaaacattcattcattttctaccgcttatccgaactatctcgggtcacggggagcctgtgcctatctcagacgtcatcgggcatcgaggcaggatacaccctggacggagtgccaacccatcacagggcacacacacactctcacacactcacacactacagacaattttccagagatgccaatcaacctaccatgcatgtctttggaccgggggaggaaaccggagtacccggaggaaacccccgaggcacggggagaacatgcaaactcctcacacacaaggctggaggtgtgaggcggacgtgctaaccactaaaccaccgtgacccctgtgttaaacatttattttcataaatgtacaaaatgcagtgaatgaacaaaagagaaatctaaatctaatcaatatttggtgtgacgaCCCTTTGCctacaaaacagcagcaattcttctagctACACTCGCACACGGTTTTCGAAGGAACGTTTCGGTAGGTCGTTTCagacatcttggagaactaaccacagatcttctgtactgtagatgtcggctttctcacatccttctgtctcttcgtggaatcccagacacactggatgatgtcgAGATCAGGGCCCTTTGGGGgtcgtgccatcacttcatgctggtttgaaggtaaaaggtagtaacaccgaATAGcgatctgatttagatttttcttttgtttgcttactttacattttgtaaattgacagaaataaacactcattatttatatttctgaaagcattctttgtttacagcattttttcacacctgagGAAAACAGTGGCCTATGTGTTTTAGACACCTGTTACACCCAGCCTTTTatgctttttatatatatatatatatatatatatatatatatatatatatatatatatatatatatatatatatacacgtatatatatacgatatgtatatatatatatagaatagatatatattatatatatatagagagagaggaagagagagagagagagagagagagagagagagagagagagagagaggggtgtatAAATAGATGGAACCACATCTCATCTGTCATTATTACTCACATTATGCATCTGGAATATTCTACCCAGACATTTGTGGATTTATAAAGCAAATGATTAACAACTTAATCAATTTAATTTAGAAAATAGTGAGAAAATTcgagaggaaataaaaacactcctctgaaggtttctgaATCATATCGTCCCCGGGACTTTTCCTTGCCgctgttgcctctggcttgttcaACAGGGGTAAATATCAAAAAtacactttaaactttatatatatatatatttatattcccataaagctgctttgcgacaAGGTCCGTTGTTAAAAGAGCCATTCGTATAAAACGCTATTAAATCATGCCTTTAAATTTAATCCCATTTCCTAAACTACAAATATTCTGGATTtgctttttaaacaaaaacaattttatcTAAATTCTCTTACAGATTAAGTACCAGGACTCAGGACACCAGTGAGCGTCTTATCCAAGTGTGCTTTTTTAATtctgatatttatatttcaaagtCGTGTCCTAATGGTTacagagtctgactcctaaccctaaggttatgggttcgagtctcgggccggcgataccacgactgaggtgcccttgagtaaggcaccgaaccccctcaactgctccctgtgcgccgcaacataaatggctgctcaatgctccgggtgtgtgttcacggtgtgtgtgtgtgtgtgcactttgtatgggttaaacgcagagaacgaattctgagtacgggtcaccttacttagccgtatgtcacgtcacgtcacgtcacgtcacgtcacgattattaaaaaaaaaaaaaacactttacacGATTTACCAAGTCTCCGTGTGACCCGCAGGCTAAACTGCACTGTTTTCTCACTCGTGCAGTTTGATCAGCACTGCATCGTGAAGAAAGGAGGAAGGTGACACCGGTATCTCAGCGTGCTACTGTCTGAGATGAACACACGCAGATGAAAGCGTGACTTGGCTCGGCCGCCGGTGCGTCAGCGCGCGAGAGCATGAGCATGAGCACATGCGCAACGGAGGACAGCAGGATTCAAGCTATTTCAAGAgattcacacatttacacataatcACAAAGACGGGAAGACAAAATACATGCTCGCTTGATCATTACTGTCTTTCCATCATCCTTTATCAGATTCTCTTCACTGATGCATACTCGCACCTTTACACACCTAGGAcgatataattataaataaatatacaaacaaataaatcaaatatctTGGCCAATATTTCATATGTGATCTTAGTATAAGAAAAGGTAGAAATATTTCTGCACATTAATAGGAGGAcattaaaaggaaaaagtctccagtgtcactaCAGTATTCAtgacattattataaatataaacggataaaaattGCCGTTTTTTTAACAAACGTCACTTCTAACTGTCGACAAATTTCgataaaaataacaatttgAGGCTTAAAGGTAAATCAATTTTAACTTCGAAGTGATAAACACGAGactgaatgttttatttgttccataaatattaaaataggaACATTATACAGTCATGgccaaaagtgttggcacccctaaaaaaaattctcacagAAACGTATCGCACTTAAACATGTTTTGCTATTCACAGGTTTATTTACTTTGTGTTTAttgataaaacacaaaaaaacaaaaacaaatgaaaaagcaaatttgacctaatttcacacaaaaattattggcaccctttcaaATTTGTGAATAAATAAGTTTGTTTCAATCATGTGATGCTCCTTTAAACTCACCTGGGGCAAGTAACAGGTGTGGGGCAATTTAAAAATCACACCTGAAAGCAGATAAAAGGAGAGACTCAGTCTTcgcattgtgtgtctgtgtgtgccacaCTTAGCATGGAgaacagaaagaggagaagagaactGTCTGAGGACTTGAGAATCAAAATCGTGTTCAAATATCAACAATCTCAAGGTTACAATCCATCTCCAGAAATCTAGATGTTCCTTTGTCCACAGTGCGCAACATGATCAAGACGTTTGCACTATAGCTAATCTCCCTAGACGTGGACGGCGGAGAAAAATTGATGAGAGGTGGATGAAAGGTAgttccaaagaaattcaatCTGTCCTGCAGGCTCAGGGTGCATCAGCATCGGTGCGAACTATCCGAGATAACGGGTcttccagcaggacaatgaccccaaacgtACTTCAAAAAGCACCCAGAAATAATGGCAACAAAGCGCTGGAGAGTTCTGAAGTGGCCAGCAATGAGTCCAGATCTAAATCCCATTGAACACCTGTGGAGAGATCTTCAAATAGCTTTTGGGAAAGGGGCCCTTCTAATATGAGACCTGGAGCAGTTTGCAAAGGAAGAGTGGTCCTAAATTCCAGGTGAGAGGTGTAAGAAgcttaattttctaccgcttatccgaacttctcgggtcacggggagcctgtgcctatctcaggcgtcattgggcatcgaggcaggatacaccctggacggagtgccaacccatcacagggcacacacacacacacacacactctcattcactcacacactcacacactacggacaattttccagagatgcatgcatgtctttggaccgggggaggaaaccggagtacccggaggaaacccccgaggcacggggagaacatgcaaactccacacacacaaggcattTGTAACATGTGTAAATGCGATACTTTTCTGTGACAAATACTTTGTTTTGTGGAAAAATATcaggggtgccaaaacttttggccatgactGTATATCTGATACAAATTAAACCAGTTTCAGATAATAAAATGATCAGTActtttgtaacacacacatattgagTAGGATGAAATGCATTACATGAATAAGAATTTTTGGCAGTGTACATCCTTGAATCGGCTCTCGGCATCGTTATTAGACCTGTCCTGTGCTGTGGGAGCTGAATCGGCTCACTCGGCATCGTTATTAGACCTGTCCTGTGCTGTGGGAGCTGAATCGGCTCACTCTGCATCGTTATTAGACCTGTCCTGTGCTGTGGGAGCTGAATCGGCTCACTCGGCACCGTTATTAGACCTGTCCTGTGCTGTGGGAGCTGAATCGGCTCTCGGCATCGTTATTAGACCTGTCCTGTGCTGTGGGAGCTGAATCGGCTCACTCAGCATCGTTAGTGGACCTGTCCTGTGCTGTGGGAGCTGAATTGGCTCACTCGGCATCGTTAGTGGGCCTGTCCTGTGCTGTGGGAGCTGAATCGGCTCTCGGCATCGTTATTAGACCTGTCCTGTGCTGTGGGAGCTGAATCGGCTCACTCGGCACCGTTATTAGACCTGTCCTGTGCTGTGGGAGCTGAATCGGCTCACTCTGCATCGTTAGTGGACCTGTCCTGTGCTGTGGGAGCTGAATCGGCTCACTCGGCATCGTTAGTGGACCTATCCTGTGCTGTGGGAGCTGAATCGGCTCACTGGGTATCTTTAAGGACGATCAAATCAATTATAACAACTCGCAACATGCACAATAATCCACAAAGCGTTCAGTAGAACAACGCTCTCCCAGCAATACCAGTGCAAGTAGGTATTAATCATCAGATTCTCATCACTATCAGCACGACCCGGTCGGTGTTAAAGGTTTTATCAGGTGctgattgtttgtttatataattaCTAAACACCCCCTTGactcattataatcacataaCATAGAATTAGACCCCTTTTATTATTAGTGCACTTCAGAGATTTAAACTAATCAATAGGCCGCTATTACTCACAAAGCACGATTATTATCTGCTATTAAACAGTCGTTCTCTCACCAGTGGAAGCTAAAATACAGTCAGAACTAAATCTGCAGCTATTAATGCTTACATTTTGAGGATGCATATCTAGGCTTGGTGAATTCcaccctggtgtgtgtgtgtgtgtatgtgtgtgtgtgattgtgtgggggtgtgtgtctgtgagtgtgaatgtgtgtgtgagtttgagagtgtgtgtgtgcgtgtgtgtgcgtgagagagagagtgtgtgtgtgtgtgagtgtttgagtgtgtgtgtgtgtgtgagcatttgagtgtgtatgtgtgtgtgagtgtgtgtgaatgtttggaagtgtgtgtctgtgagtgtgtttgtgtgtgtgtatgtgtgtgtatgtgtgtgtgtgtgtgtgtttgtatgtgtgggtgtgtttgagagtgtgtgtgtgtgtgtggtgtgtgtgtgtgagagagagagtgtgtggtgtgtgtgtgtctgtgagtgtgagtgtgaatgtgagtgtgtgagagtgtgtgtgagagtgtgtgtgtgtttgagagagagagagagagagagtgtgagcgtttgagtgtgtgtgtgtgtgtgtgtgttagagagagagtgtgtgtgtgtgtgtgtgtgtgtgtgtgagcgtttgagtgtgtgtgtgtgtgtttgagagagagagagagagagagagagagagagagagtatattgTGTAGGAGATTGTGTGTAGGTAAGACAGAATGAACACAGGGTCTCAGGTGTGCCTCCGACAGACCTGTTGGTTTCTGTGTGCTTGCTTTTTGAAACATGACTAACGGAACATGACAGTTTCACACAGGAGTTCAGGGATCATTAAAGCCACCACATGGCACGCTGCTGCCTCTGACGGTCCCTGGCGAGGGCTCGTTTGGGTGCTTCAGTGACCCCAGGGTTCCACATGGAAGAGCAATAATAAATTCTACTCTTGGTTTCCTCCATGTCACAACACACTGAAGTATTAAACAAACTGTTTGAAaggtatgaaataaaaaaaaaaagacaacttgCTGTGAaagacaataaaagaaataatgagtTACTCTAATTACACTAAAGTTTTAAAACAGCATCAAGactctttattcctcttataccggAGCACTTTATATACAATACgtaggttttatttattataaagcaaGACATTGTACATTTTAACTTTTGGCCTATTTTTGgtggaaataaaaaagatttttgtgtTCAGCAGTGAATTTCTTCATCACGTCATGCTGCTTGTCACGTCATACAGTTAATgactcaaatgttttttttttttttgttattctagCCTAGTAAGggcaatatatttaaataaaagtcccaggtaaatggtgatatcaaacccatttctgctctctgagatgctccaagcgCTTGTTTTTCATGACATTGATCAGGTTCAGGTCCAAACTACACTCACATTAACATGATTATTAAAATCTAACTAGTCTCCCAGATGTTTCCTTTAatgtttggttcctctcaaggtttctttctgaTCCAGTTCTAAAGCCACTCACTAATTTCACCTCTGGATGCTCGGTAGAGTTCAAAACCCGGACCTGGATCTCGATCTCGACCTGGATGTGTGTAAAATCTGGTTTATTGTGTGGCTCAAAGAACCCGGATTGGATTTTAAGGTACTCACCCAAACAAAGCCAAACACAGCGCAGAAATAACAAGCACTTCATTAAGAAAAGCTTCATCCCTCCGACCTTCATTATCACGTGAGACGCGCAGGTGATTCCTTGGATCACATTGCAGATGTTTCTTTCCACATCTGGGGGTTTGTTTTGTCTACAGATCGGATTAGTAAAAGCCAGATGTGCAAGAGGACTCTCCGTGACACAAAGTAGCAGCAGCTGTAACCCTGAGTCGCGTTGACAAGTCCAGTCTTTTACACTTTTGCCCCAAACTTCACTTCACCTGCGCGTGAATTTGTAATCTGTCATCATAATCCATCGTTTCCCCAAATCTCCAATCGGCTCGAGCGCAGCGGCGTTTCAATGCGCTCAGTCTCTCTGCCTTTATGCACTGATTCTGAATAAAGACCAGGACGTTTTTAGTCACAGAAACAGTCAAATGCATGAAAGAAAGAAGCTGATACTCTGCACTGATGTATTACAATAATTGctgcaagagagaaagagaaaaaggaaaccAATGCAAAgcgcagacaaaaaaaaaaaataataacccCAAGTCAGTCTCTGGCTGGTTGCATGACTGCACACCTGAGCTCGGATTTCTCACTCAGATCCATGTTTCCACGATTACGCATTATGGATGAAACGCTTGATTATGTCCAGGTCCCGAATGCACAGTCAGGCTGTTTGCACGGTTTTCCATCCTGTTTAAAGAAGCAGAAAGCCTCTCCGACAGGAGGTTAGTTT
Encoded proteins:
- the lrp3 gene encoding low-density lipoprotein receptor-related protein 3; the protein is MKVGGMKLFLMKCLLFLRCVWLCLAACGEQVELHTERRGVIYSPSWPLNYPAGVNCSWNIQGNHGEVITISFHSFDVEESGGCRGDWLLLGPTRKDEYRVCGSVLPPPFISSRGAVWLHFHSRANSSGLAQGFRLSYIRSRLGESSCESDEYLCGNGKCVARSWRCNGLDECGDNTDERNCIGPPTPARASLCAPGMLECSLAQSTRCLPSALRCNGVHDCPDGSDEAQCPDMVCGKRLANFYGMFASPDFFRPNRSAGTDLYCTWLLDTQDPKPLLLRLDLQLGAGDSVRVYDGLGERAERLLQSLTHHNNQRSATLESSQGQMSVLYHAKPHSQGHGFNASYQVKGYCFPGEFPCGPDEGCYAQYHRCDGYWHCPSGRDEEGCALCAPGQYPCQGVGGACYSAHERCDNQKQCPDGSDEKNCFSCQPGTFHCATNLCILETWRCDGQEDCADGSDEHECQAAVPRKVITAALIGSMACSLLLVIALGCAFKLYSLRTREYRAFETQMTQLEAEFVQREAPPSYGQLIAQGLIPPVEDFPAYNPAQVSVLHSLRSAMRRQMRRHSSRRMASRRRLGRLWSRLFQRGSRLRGHILLLTPPGRAHTPSQTHPLPSGHAHVSSRIGNSSHCGVEGQSGEWVDLQAHAEALCLAESGSPASSPSSPALPRSTSDTLEDEDDENDDENLNRASGHRPRDERRSHGAPRRPSRLPFQSRASRRVVQGLAAELGAMPVTRYSVLGISPLSTPDSLTSSSSQNEDDVNLPTRTDVCSTARSESHTDPKTRSAVRNKSVKRSGIRGADTSSDEDENVVLFMR